A region from the Achromobacter seleniivolatilans genome encodes:
- a CDS encoding TonB-dependent siderophore receptor produces the protein MAHRRPGRKPALPRTSPLLHVQRLPRAIHGALLALALTGAAGAVQAQAAPAAQGVRSYAIPAGPLGPALSRYAGESGINLAIDPALVAGRSTQGLSGDFGARAGLERLLQGSGLAGQPAGADGYVLRPANAPDATTLSEVKVSGDALRDGKTEDTHSYTGSTSATKLNLSLRETPQSVSVITRQQMDDQGLNTVQDVLAQTPGISVDKSTATQEYTQVYSRGFTVDTYMFDGIPTSSQLEGITFDTAIYDRVEVVRGATGLVSGTGSPAAAVNLVRKRPTRDFSGSVSASAGSWDRYRAEADLSGSLVDNGRIRGRIVAAHQDYGSYISRVKQQKDLFYGVLEADLTDSTLLTAGIAYQDDRTDNASRGFPTFFSDGSVTNFSRRMNGAADWSYYNRKQTAVFGSLEHTFANEWMAKAVVNYTQNDYDALQGYAQNGYPDRDTGAGAGLWLANWHGRPKQTAVDLYATGPFKLFGRKHELVFGVSASRFEEGGATYPSWRLPGFDASIPDIFNWNGHSPKPQYAGTQTGNTKTREEELGIYATARLRPTDRFSVILGGRYTDWKRDIDSQYFDGTNISDRLREKGKVTPFAGVVYDLNDNWSVYASYTSIFKPQAYRDRNNGFLPPLEGDNYELGVKGEFFNGALNASAAVFELKQDNLAEMDPDNIWVAGGGGGSYAYRTVQGVTSRGFEMEISGELQPGWQMIAGYSYRQLKDGDGRSVDTWQPNSLFRLWTTYRLPGAWHPLTVGGGVTWQSKIKQADYGPNNETFKQDAYALVGLMARYDINRNLSATLNVNNLLDKKYYSTGFGGFYGDPRNAMLTMKYRF, from the coding sequence TTCACGGCGCCTTGCTGGCTTTGGCTCTGACTGGCGCCGCGGGCGCTGTCCAGGCGCAAGCCGCACCCGCGGCGCAAGGCGTGCGCAGCTATGCAATACCGGCGGGTCCGCTGGGCCCGGCCTTGTCGCGCTACGCCGGCGAATCTGGGATCAACCTGGCAATCGACCCGGCGCTGGTGGCAGGCCGATCCACGCAAGGCCTGTCCGGCGACTTCGGCGCGCGCGCGGGTCTGGAACGCCTGCTGCAGGGCTCTGGCCTGGCGGGTCAGCCTGCGGGCGCAGATGGGTATGTGCTGCGCCCGGCCAACGCCCCCGACGCCACCACGCTGTCTGAAGTGAAGGTCAGCGGCGACGCGCTGCGCGATGGCAAAACGGAAGACACCCATTCCTATACCGGCTCCACCAGCGCCACCAAACTGAATCTGTCGCTGCGCGAAACGCCGCAATCGGTCAGCGTGATCACGCGCCAGCAAATGGACGACCAAGGCCTGAACACCGTACAGGACGTGCTGGCCCAGACACCGGGTATCTCTGTCGACAAGAGCACCGCCACGCAGGAATACACGCAGGTCTATTCACGCGGATTCACGGTCGACACCTATATGTTCGACGGCATCCCGACGTCGAGCCAGCTGGAAGGCATCACGTTCGACACGGCGATTTATGACCGCGTGGAAGTGGTGCGCGGCGCGACCGGTCTGGTCAGCGGCACGGGCAGCCCGGCCGCTGCGGTCAACCTGGTGCGCAAGCGCCCTACGCGCGATTTTTCGGGTTCCGTGTCAGCCAGCGCGGGCTCGTGGGACCGCTATCGCGCAGAAGCGGACCTGTCCGGATCACTGGTCGACAACGGCCGCATCCGCGGGCGCATCGTGGCGGCGCATCAGGACTATGGCTCGTACATCAGCCGCGTCAAACAGCAAAAAGACCTGTTCTACGGCGTGCTGGAGGCAGACCTGACCGATTCCACGCTGCTGACGGCAGGCATCGCCTACCAGGACGATCGCACTGACAACGCCAGCCGCGGTTTCCCCACGTTCTTCAGCGACGGCAGCGTCACGAACTTTTCACGCCGCATGAATGGCGCAGCGGATTGGAGCTACTACAACCGCAAGCAGACCGCCGTCTTCGGCAGCCTGGAACACACTTTTGCCAATGAGTGGATGGCGAAGGCCGTCGTCAACTACACGCAAAACGACTACGACGCCTTGCAAGGGTATGCGCAGAACGGCTACCCCGACCGTGACACCGGCGCGGGCGCTGGCCTGTGGCTGGCTAACTGGCATGGCAGGCCCAAGCAGACAGCGGTGGACTTGTACGCCACCGGGCCGTTCAAACTGTTTGGCCGCAAGCACGAGCTGGTCTTCGGCGTCAGCGCGTCTCGCTTTGAGGAAGGCGGCGCCACCTATCCCAGCTGGCGGCTGCCGGGGTTTGATGCGTCGATCCCCGACATCTTCAACTGGAACGGCCATTCGCCCAAGCCGCAATATGCCGGCACGCAGACCGGCAACACCAAGACCCGCGAAGAAGAACTGGGCATCTACGCCACTGCCCGCCTGCGGCCCACGGACCGGTTTTCCGTCATCCTGGGCGGCCGCTACACCGACTGGAAACGAGACATCGACAGCCAGTATTTCGACGGCACCAACATCAGCGACCGCTTGCGCGAAAAAGGCAAGGTCACCCCGTTCGCCGGCGTGGTCTACGATCTGAACGACAACTGGTCCGTCTACGCCAGCTACACCAGCATCTTCAAGCCACAGGCGTACCGCGACCGCAACAACGGCTTCCTGCCGCCGCTGGAAGGCGACAACTACGAGCTGGGCGTCAAGGGCGAGTTCTTCAATGGCGCGCTGAACGCTAGCGCGGCAGTCTTTGAACTGAAGCAGGACAATCTGGCCGAAATGGACCCGGACAACATCTGGGTCGCGGGCGGCGGCGGCGGTTCATACGCCTACCGCACCGTGCAGGGCGTAACGTCGCGCGGCTTTGAAATGGAAATTTCCGGTGAGTTGCAGCCTGGCTGGCAGATGATTGCCGGCTACAGCTACCGGCAGTTGAAAGACGGCGACGGGCGCAGCGTTGACACCTGGCAACCCAACAGCCTGTTCCGGCTCTGGACCACCTATCGCCTGCCCGGCGCCTGGCACCCGCTGACGGTGGGCGGCGGCGTCACCTGGCAGAGCAAGATCAAGCAGGCCGACTACGGTCCCAACAACGAGACCTTCAAGCAGGACGCCTACGCGCTGGTCGGATTGATGGCGCGCTACGACATCAACCGCAACCTGTCCGCCACGCTGAACGTCAACAACCTGCTGGACAAGAAGTACTACTCAACGGGTTTTGGCGGCTTCTATGGCGACCCGCGCAACGCCATGCTGACGATGAAATACCGCTTCTAG